A DNA window from Coffea arabica cultivar ET-39 chromosome 6c, Coffea Arabica ET-39 HiFi, whole genome shotgun sequence contains the following coding sequences:
- the LOC140008894 gene encoding cytochrome P450 76C3-like translates to MKTIGAPRVADFFPVLKVIDLSQRNEADWHRKDKKHLFLGLFVAGTDTIAELLRNPEKLRKATAEIREVVGLGNLFKNQTFQGFLTCRHLLKRPLLVRQAETDIEIDQLLVNLWAIGSLWPNPHSFLPERFLDGEIDVKGQHFELREKNLLGLPLAHRMVHLVRTGPRINKLKLEQNRRYNRSYKD, encoded by the exons ATGAAAACAATTGGTGCCCCAAGAGTGGCAGATTTCTTTCCAGTGCTCAAAGTGATTGATCTCAGTCAACGCAATGAAGCTGATTGGCATCGCAAGGACAAGAAACATTTGTTTCTG GGTTTATTTGTTGCAGGAACTGATACAATTGCAGAGTTGCTGCGCAATCCTGAAAAGCTACGAAAAGCTACAGCTGAGATAAGGGAAGTTGTTGGATTGGGAAATTTGTTCAAGAATCAAACATTTCAAGGCTTTCTTACTTGCAGGCACTTGTTAAAGAGACCTTTACTAGTTCGTCAAGCAGAGACTGATATAGAAATCGACCAGTTGCTCGTTAATTTATGGGCTATTGGTAGTTTGTGGCCAAATCCTCACTCATTTCTGCCAGAAAGATTCTTGGATGGTGAGATTGATGTAAAAGGCCAACATTTTGAGCTCCGAGAGAAGAATTTGCTTGGACTGCCACTGGCTCATCGAATGGTGCATCTTGTTAGAACTGGCccaagaataaacaaactaaagttAGAACAAAATAGGCGGTATAATCGATCATATAAAGATTAG
- the LOC140008895 gene encoding uncharacterized protein, whose protein sequence is MAANAQQFGDRQDNQLVESMSYAARPLGFPQQPQYQPRPQLSQQQSAPRSGMSLEDIVKSLTTNTQQFQQETKTSIHNLENQMSQFASTVNRLESQLSRKLPSQTIVNPKQNASAITLRSGKELPEPSKRISEQAIEEELEKEGNVSQPRALEQPDFGEKSTQVVTPPPPFPSRLAKSKKQEQEQEILDTFRKIEVNIPLLDAIKQIPRYAKFLKELCTGKKKLKGNEKVHMGENVSPVLQKKLPPKCKDPDFYMLDMEDDNSNSSPILLGRPFLKTTRTKIDVFTDILTMEFDGDVIKFSIYDAMKYPGESHSVFVIDVIDSLV, encoded by the exons ATGGCTGCAAATGCTCAACAATTTGGAGACAGGCAGGATAACCAACTCGTAGAGTCAATGAG TTATGCAGCAAGGCCACTAGGATTTCCACAACAACCACAATATCAACCTAGACCTCAACTTTCACAGCAACAATCTGCTCCTAGATCAGGTATGTCACTTGAGGATATTGTGAAATCTTTGACTACGAACACTCAACAATTTCAACAGGAGACGAAAACTAGCATTCATAATTTGGAGAATCAAATGAGCCAGTTTGCTTCCACAGTCAATAGATTGGAGTCCCAATTATCTAGAAAGCTACCCTCACAGACAATTGTCAACCCCAAGCAAAATGCCAGTGCCATCACATTAAGAAGTGGCAAAGAGTTGCCTGAGCCGAGCAAGAGAATTTCTGAACAAGCAATCGAGGAAGAGCTCGAAAAAGAGGGGAATGTGTCTCAACCTAGGGCCTTGGAACAAccagattttggagaaaaatcaaCACAAGTGGTTACACCTCCGCCTCCATTTCCTAGTCGACTGGCAAAGTCCAAAAAACAAGAGCAAGAACAGGAGATTTTGGATACTTTTCGAAAAATTGAGGTAAATATCCCTCTTTTAGATGCAATTAAGCAAATTCCTAGATATGCTAAATTTTTGAAGGAGTTATGCACTGGTAAGAAAAAGTTGAAAGGAAACGAGAAAGTGCATATGGGAGAAAATGTCTCGCCAGTTCTGCAGAAAAAATTGCCTCCTAAATGCAAGGACCCGG ATTTTTATATGCTTGATATGGAGGATGATAATTCTAATTCATCTCCAATACTGTTAGGGAGGCCATTTTTGAAAACTACtagaacaaaaattgatgttttcACTGACATATTGactatggaatttgatggtgatGTTATTAAATTTAGTATTTATGATGCCATGAAATATCCTGGTGAATCTCATTCAGTTTTTGTTATAGATGTAATTGATTCTTTAGTAtag